From a single Falco naumanni isolate bFalNau1 chromosome 17, bFalNau1.pat, whole genome shotgun sequence genomic region:
- the SRSF3 gene encoding serine/arginine-rich splicing factor 3, whose product MHRDSCPLDCKVYVGNLGNNGNKTELERAFGYYGPLRSVWVARNPPGFAFVEFEDPRDAADAVRELDGRTLCGCRVRVELSNGEKRSRNRGPPPSWGRRPRDDYRRRSPPPRRRSPRRRSFSRSRSRSLSRDRRRERSLSRERNHKPSRSFSRSRSRSRSNERK is encoded by the exons ATGCATCGTGACTCTTGTCCGCTGGACTGCAAGGTTTATGTGGGTAACCTTGGAAACAATGGCAACAAAACTGAATTAGAGCGAGCTTTTGGCTACTATGGACCTCTGCGCAGTGTATGGGTGGCAAGAAATCCTCCTGGTTTTGCCTTTGTGGAATTTGAAGATCCACGAGATGCAGCTGATGCAGTAAGAGAACTAGATGGAAG AACCCTCTGTGGGTGTCGTGTCAGAGTGGAGCTCTCCAATGGTGAGAAACGGAGTCGGAACCGTGGTCCACCTCCATCCTGGGGCAGGCGTCCTCGAGATGACTATCGCAGGAGAAGTCCTCCTCCTCGTCGCAG ATCACCACGAAGGAGAAGCTTTTCTCGCAGCCGCAGCAG GTCCCTCTCCAGAGACAGAAGAAGAGAGCGATCACTCTCACGGGAGAGGAATCACAAGCCTTCTCGTTCCTTCTCCAGGTCTCGCAG tcgCTCCAGGTCAAACGAGAGGAAATAG